The sequence below is a genomic window from candidate division WOR-3 bacterium.
AAGACCAAATCTATGAAAGAAGAAACACAAAACATTATTACAGTTGAAATCATTACAGACAGAGGAAATATTATCCTCGAACTCTATCCCGACAGAGCTCCTCTAACAGTTTATAATTTCGTTAGATATGTTAAAGAAGACTATTATGACGGGTTGATTTTCCATCGAGTGGTCAAGAATTTTGTCATACAGGGAGGCGGTTTTCAACCGGGTCTTGTTTACAAAGAACCCTTTTTCGATCCGGTAGTCAACGAGGCTGCGAATTCAGAACTCAGCAATTTAAGAGGCACAATAGCTATGGCGCGAACATCAGACCCGAATTCTGCTACTTCACAATTCTTTATCAACACATGCGACAACGACAGGCTTGACTGGGATAAATGTTCCGACCGTTATGGGTACTGCGTTTTTGGAAAAGTAACAGAGGGAATGTACGTGGTGGATGAGATAGAAAACTTGCCGGTGAAAACAGTTGGTCCTTATGAAAATGTCC
It includes:
- a CDS encoding peptidylprolyl isomerase; the protein is MYGFFSLILLINLWSFNPGGKTKSMKEETQNIITVEIITDRGNIILELYPDRAPLTVYNFVRYVKEDYYDGLIFHRVVKNFVIQGGGFQPGLVYKEPFFDPVVNEAANSELSNLRGTIAMARTSDPNSATSQFFINTCDNDRLDWDKCSDRYGYCVFGKVTEGMYVVDEIENLPVKTVGPYENVPTVDVMIEDIIIHEDM